The nucleotide sequence CTTACCGACGCTCCGATCTCCCCCCGCTCGCGGAAGTTCCGTTCGAAGACTTCCAGAACCTTACCTAATGCTGAAGGACTCACCGCCATGCAGGTGTGTGGTCTTTGTCAGTTCGACGTGCAACTCCGAAGTCTCCTCAAAGATCACCGTCCTTTCCGGTTCTTTCGGGGTGGCGGACCATTCCTCGATCAACCGGAACGCCACCGCCAGCAACGTCGGTCCCATGAAGACACCGACCAGTCCGAAAGCCAGGGCACCTCCGATGACTCCGCAGAAAATCAGCACGAAAGGCATCTTGCTGCCTTGGCTGATGAGGTAGGGGCGCAGGAAATTATCCACCATGCTGATTCCGAGCACACCCCAGAGGATCAGGAAGAGTCCGAGTCCCGGCTTGTGCTGGGCGAACAACCACAGGGCGGCCGGTAGCCAGATCATCGGCGGACCAAATGGAATCACCGCGAAAAAGAATGTCAGCACGGAGAGGAGGACCGCTCCCGGCACGCCCGCGATCCAAAACCCCAGCCCAGCGACCAGCGCCTGGGCGATGGCTGTGCCAAGGATACCGTAAACCACTCCACGCACCGTGTTTCCCGCCACCTTGATCAAATGCTGGCCCCGAGGTCCCGCAAGCCGGTCCGCCGCCACCGAGAGGCGTTCCGCGAGGATGTCCGTATCCCGTAGGAGGAAAAATGCCAGGAAAGCGCTCAGCAACACCTGCGTCACTCCCTCAAGAACCCCAAGTCCCACGGCAAACAGCCACGTCCGTGCCCAAACGATGAATTGACCGACCACTTCGATGGTCTTCGATGAATCAGACTTCTTTTCCACCGCAGCGATTTCTTCCGCCGCGTTCTCCGTCAAGGGTGCGGGTGCGGCGTCCTGGAGGACAGGACCGTCCGTGCCTTCGATGACGATCTTCGGGCGGGGCGGTGTTTTCACCACCTCCTTGTCGAGCTGTTCCATCCAGCGGTTCCGGTCACCGGTCACCCCACCCCAATATCCGGCGACATCATCTCCCACGACCGGCAGCTGCGCCACCCATTCCGGGGCCTTCTCTGGAGCCGCCATGAACCAGTTCCGGGTGGCGTAGGCGAGATCCTTGCCATCCTGGGCGATGCTGAAGCCGATCAAGGTGATCGGCCCCGCCAATACCACCGTGATCGTCAGGGTCACGAAAATCGCCGCCATCGTCCGGGATCCACGGAACCATTTGGTGAACTTGCTCTGCAGCGGATGCAGCGAGTAGGCGAGGATCATCGCCCACATCAGCGCCGTCATGAACGGCTTGAGAATGAAAAAGCACCCGATCAGGATGAGCAGGAGCGCCAGACCACCCAGCAGGGGCTCGATCTTGAAGCGCTTGTTCATATTCTGCGTTGCCATCTATAAAGGTGAGGTTAGACAGCTTTTCCCGGTTCCGCCAGTCACTTTCGTCAGAAATGCCGATTGTCCGACTCCTCCGGCGAAACCTTTTATTGAAAATTTGATCATTGGCGGCGGTCGCGTGATTTTTTTACATTTCGAAAAATGAATCGATCCAAAGCCTTTGAAATTTTATGGAATTCAAGAAAGGCCCCCTCCCCGAAATGGCACTTCTGGAGGTCACAGAGTTTACAGTCACCCACAACCGAGGTGGATGACGCCTATCGGTTGTTTGCAACCACTCCGGTTCATAGTATCCCGCGCTGAATGACGGGCGGTTCTATTTCGCCAGCCACCCGCACGCCTGTTTCGCGAAATAGGTGAGGATCATGTCCGCTCCCGCGCGTTTGATGGCGGTCAGCGATTCCAGCACGATTTTTCTTTCATCCAGCCAGCCACCCGCAGCCGCGCTTTTCAGCATGAGGTATTCGCCGCTCACCTGGTACGCGGCGACCGGGAGAGTCGTCGTTTCGCGGACTTTCGCGATGATGTCCAGATAGATGCCCGCAGGCTTCACCATGAGCATGTCCGCGCCCTCGGCTTCGTCCAAAAGCGTTTCGCGGACGGCTTCGCGCGAGTTTGATGGATCCATCTGGTAGGTTTTCTTGTCGCCCTCCTTGGGTGCGGAGTCGAGCGCGCCACGGAAGGGACCGTAGAATGCGGACGCGTATTTCGCGGTGTAGCTGAGGATGGAAACCTTGGTGAACCCTTCCTCATCGAGCGCTTCCCGGATGGCGGCGACACGACCGTCCATCATGTCGGAAGGCGAGACGATGTCCGCGCCGGCGCGGGCATGGCACAGGGCCTGTTCGCAAAGCACGGCGACGGTTTCATCATTGAGGATCTCCAATTCGCCCCATTCATCCCGCTCGACGATGCCGTCGTGACCGTCCGAGTTGTAGGGGTCCAGCGCGACATCCGTGATGACGCAGAGCGTGGGGTGGGCGGCCTTGATGGCACGGATCGCACGCGGGACGAGTCCGTCGTCGTTGGAGCATTCTCCGGCATCCGGGGTTTTGAACGATTCCTCGATTTTCGGAAAAAGAACGATGGCCGGAATGCCGAGCGCGTGCGCCTCCCCCGCTTCCTTCACCAGACTCTCGAGCGACCAGCGCGTCACTCCCGGCATGGAGGCGATGGGCGTGTCCTCCGCGTCTTCATGGAAAAACACGGGAAGGATGAAATCCGCGGGAGTGAGTATGGTTTCGCGCACCATGGAGCGGATCGCGGGCGTGCGGCGGTTGCGGCGTGGACGGTTCATGCGGGGAGGATGAACATCGGATATCGAACTTCAAACATTGAACATCGGAGGGGACAAAAAGAATCGATGCCGCAAAATCACTCCGTTTAAGGACGTAGCGAGGGCTTGCGCCGCGCGGACCACCTGCGATCATCCAGAAAACCATGAAATTTCCCATCGCCTCCCTGCTCGCCTCCACATTGATTTTCTCCCTTCCCTCCCCGGCGCAGCAGGCTCCGGAACGCTTCTCTGTCGCGACGGGCAAGGCCCTGACCGAGGGTGAGAAGCCCGCTGGCGAGGCGGTGATGACGGTTTATCACCCGGAAAAACCGAATGGTGCCGCTGTCGTTATTTACCCCGGCGGCGGTTACACCACGCTCGTTGTCGAACCGGAGGGACACCGCATCGCGAAATGGTTCGGCGAGCACGGCATTACCGGAGCTGTCGTCGAATACCGCCTGCCGAACGGAAATTCAGGACTTCCGCTCGCCGATGCGAAAAGCGCAACCCGCATTGTCCGCCTGCATGCCACCGAGTGGAAACTCGATCCGAAGCGCGTCGGAAACATCGGCTTCTCCGCCGGCGGCCACCTCGCCGCCACCGCCGCCACCCATTTCGACAAGGGCGATGACAAGGCCGCCCATCCGGTGGACAAACTCAGCAGCCGCCCGGATTTTTCCATTCTCATCTATCCGGTCATCACCATGGGTGAACTCACCCACGGCGGCTCGAAGGGCGCGCTGCTCGGCCCCGCTCCGGATGCCAAGGCCATCGAGCTCTTTTCCAATGAAAAACAGGTCACCCGCGACACGCCGCCGACGTTTCTGGTGCACGCTGAAGATGACACGCTCGTCGTCCCTGCGAACAGCGAACTCTACTACGACGCGCTCCGTAAAAACAAGGTCCCTGCCGAATACCTGAAACTCCCGTCCGGCGGCCACGGCATCAATGGTTACCAAGGACCGCTGTGGGAGGAGTGGAAAAGCAAGTGTCTCAAGTGGCTGGCGAAAGAGAAATTCATCCCCGTGGCGGATGCGAAGTGAATCGCCGCAATCTCCAAAACCCACGATCATGATTCGGAAAACCCTCCACCGTTCCGCCTCCCTCGTTCTGACCGTCCTGCTGGCCAGCCCTCTCGTGGCGGCTGCGGCGGAGGGAAAAAACCATGATCTCACCGCCCGCGCCAGCGAGATCGACAAGCGGACCAAACCGCACCCGGAGATCGGTTTCGTTTTTGAGAAGGACGGCAAGCCACAGGATGTGCAGCACGCCAGCGTGGACACCCGGGTCCCTTCCAGCGGAAAACTGGTCATCTGGCTGATGGGCCATAACAAGGAACTCTTCGACCACCTCGACGGCTACGGCATGCACTCCATCCAGATCCATTACGCGCGGGAGTGGTTCGGGAAGCTTTATTCCGGACCACCACCGGAGGACGATCTGTTCCTTTCCAACATCCGCCTCGAAGCCGCCACCGGGGAAAACGCCAGCAAGGCGGTGGATATCCCGAAGCCGGACAGCATCATGGAGCGGGCCTACCAGTTCGTGAAATGGCTGGATCGTGAGAATCCGGAGGGGAACTGGAAGCAGTTCATCACCCGCGACGGCAAGGGTCTGCTGTGGGACAAGGTGATCCTCTCCGGGATCTCCCATGGCTCCACCACCGCCGCACGCATGGCGAAAGCGGTGAAGGTGGACCGTGTGGTGATGTTTTCCGGGCCACGAGATCAGTACGAGGTTTGGCAGAAACTCCCTTCCGCCACGCCAACGAACCGCTACTTCGGTTTTTCCCACGTGCTCGATGACGGCTGGACCGGCGATCACTACCGCCGGTCGTGGCAGCTCATGGACCTGCAGTCCTGCGGTCCCATCGTCAATGTGGAGAAGACTTCCCCTCCCTACGGAGACACCCGCCGCCTGATCACGGACGCCGACGTCGGCGGAAATCACGACCACGCGCACAATTCCTCCATTCCCGGCGGAGCGGCGGTGAAGGGGCCCGACGGCAAATTCATCCATGAGGCGGTCTGGCGTTACCTCTTCACCCATCCCGTGGAGGAGGTCGGCAGGGCCGTGCCACCGGATGCCGATTGCAGGATCGACCAACGGAAGAAAGGAGCCGGCTCCCGGAAATGACGGACACGTGCCCGGAGGGCAACGTGGACCGGGCCTGAATTTTGCTGTCATTTATCCTGAGGGCGAAATACGGATACTCCACCTCCGCGGTGCGCGACATTTCGCGATCGTGGATTTGTCCATCGTTTCTCCATGCCAGCTAAAAATTTCCACGTCCGCCAAGCCGCCGTATCCGCGCTCCGCGCTTGGGCAAAAGGCCATGATTATGCCGAAACGCTGATCGAACGACACGCGCAACGCCGCAAGCTTTCTCCTGCGGACCGGGGGCTGTTGCAGGCGATCCTCTTCGGTGTGCTGAGGCATCGGCGGTTGCTGGACCACTGGATCGGCAAGCTGCGCGATGGCAAGCTGGATCCGGAAACACGCGACATCCTGCGGGTGGGTCTGTGCCAGTTGCTCATCCTCGGCCTGCCGGACCACGCGGCGGTGAACGAAACGGTGGAGGCCGGGAAGGCCAGCGTCCGCAGCCTGATCAACGCGGTGCTCCGCCGTGCGACGCTCGCGAAAAAACGCATGCTGGACGATCTGGACGACGTGCCGATGCCCGTCATCCACTCGCACCCGGACTGGCTCTACAACCGCTGGCGCCAGGCCTTCGGCACCCGCAACGCGATTTCCCTGATGGAGTGGAACAACCTTCCCGCCGTGACGTTCTTCCGGGTGAATCCCCTCGCCCCGACACCAGACACCCTGCCCGGAAATCCGGTGGAAGGTGCTCCGGGATTCTACCAACTGGATGGCTCGCTCCCGACCGCCCTGCTCGCCAGCGGCTCCGTTTACATCCAGGACCCTGCGACGCGGCACTCGGTGGAACTGCTCGATCCTAAACCGGGCGAACGCATTCTGGACGCCTGTGCGGCCCCGGGGGGAAAAGCTTTTCTCATCGCCTCCGCTCTCGGTTCCGCAGAGGGGTTGGTTTGCACCGATTCGAACGAAAAGCGGCTCCCACGTCTGGAGGAAAACCTCGAACGCCTGCACGCGCGGAAAGCGGTGGTTTCCGTCCACGACTGGACAAAACCCGCACCGGCGGAGTGGCATGGCAGCTTCGACGGCATCCTCCTGGATGTGCCATGCTCGAACACCGGCGTGATCCGGCGCCGGGTCGATGTCCGCTGGCGCCTGCAGGCACCCGACATCGACAAGATCGCCATCACCCAGCGGAAGATTCTGGAGAACGCCCTGGCCTGCCTGAAGCCGGGCGGCCGCATCGTCTATTCCACCTGCTCCATCGAGCACACCGAGAATCTCGGGCTGGTGGAAAGCTTCCTCGCCGACCATCCGGAACTCGAGCTTCGCGGCACCCGGGACGCCCTGCCGTTCCGCGATGCGACGGACGGGGCCTTCGCCGCACGCATCGAACGGAAGTCCTGAATTTTACCGCTGGCTAGCGGCCATCGAACGTTTTAAAAATCTCCGCATGAAGTCCTGTCTCGGTCTCCTCATCGTCTTCTCCACCTTCGTCGCCGTGGTCGGTGGCGGGGTATTGATCTGGTTCCTGAGCGACACTTCGGAATTTTCGCGGAAAGCGCAGACGCCCACCCCGGCCTCCGCTCCAGCGGTGCCGGCAGCTCCGGCACGATAGGAAGAAAAGGGGCTTCGCACCTGGGACGGCTCCCCCCTAATAAAATACCTTCCACAAGACCAGGCCATGCGCCGGGGCGTTCACCCCCGCCGCGGCGCGATCCCGGCATTCCAGCATGCTTGCAATCTCTGCCGTGCTGAATTTCCCCTCGCCCACCTGCACCAATGTGCCGACGATGCAACGGCACATCTTGTAAAGGAAGCCTTCGCCTTCCATGATGAAGGTCACCAGTCTGCCCTGTTTGCGGATTTCACAGCGGGTCAGGGTGCGCACCGCATCTTCCAGCACCACACCGCGGTTCGTGGTGAACGAACGGAAGTCATGCCGTCCCAGCAACCGTCCCGCCGCTTCACGCATCGCGTCCAGATCCAGTTCGCGCGCCACGTGCCATGCCTGGGTCCGGCGCAAGGGATTCATGACCGGACCATTCCAGACGTGATAACGGTATTGCTTTCCGCTCGCGTCGAAGCGGGCGTGGAAATCCTCCCGGACGGGTCTGACCACCCGAACGCGGATGTCATCGGGCAGGAACGCGTTGACCGCCAAGGCCAGTTTTGCCGGAGGAATAGCGTCCTCTCCATCGTCCACCTCGAAGTGTGCGGTCATTCCCAGAGCGTGCACCCCGGAATCGGTCCGGCTTGCACTTTCCACCGTTGGTCCGCTTGGAAACAACCGGGCGAGCGCCGCTTCCACCCGATTCTGCACACCGGTGCCCTCCGGCCTCGACTGCCAGCCATGATAGCCCGCGCCATCGTAAGCGATGATGAGTTTGAAACGGAGCATTGCCACGCGAACTTCAAATCATGAACCAACGGCCTATGCACCTCCGGAAACCGATATTTTCGCCAACGCCCCATATTTCATTCCTACTGCTGGCTTGAACCCTGCTAGGACTGCCGCATGCAACAAGTGGAGCTCGACACCCATTCCAAGGCACTCAAGATCAACCTTGATCCCCGGTGGTATGGGACCCTGGCGGAAATCGGAGCCGGTCAGGAAGTCGTGAGGTGGTTCTTCCGGGTCGGAGCCGCGGCGGGTACTGTCGCGAAGAGCATCTCCGCCTATGACATGATCGTCAGCGACGCGATCTATGGCAGCGGCGACCGCTACGTGTCCCGTTCGAGACTGCAGGCGATGCTTGACCGGGAGTTCCAGCTCAATGTCGAGCGGCTCAGCGACAAGCGCGGAGACCATACGGCGTTTTTCGCGTTCGCGGATACCGTCGTCGCCCGCAGCTTCAAGGGAGGCAACGAATGTCACGGCTGGATGGGGATCAAGTTCCAATCCCGCCCTCGCGACGAACCCAGCCAGATCCTGATCCATGTCCGCATGCTGGATGCCGAAGCATCACTCCAGCAGGAGGCCCTCGGCGTGGTGGGGGTGAACCTGCTCTACGGCGCGTTTTTCCTGCATCACGAGCCGGAACTGCTGGTGGAAAGCCTGTTGGACAAGCTGACCACGGGGCGCATCGAGATCGATGTCATCGAGTTCAAGGGAATCGAATTCCGCTCCGTGGACAACCGGCTCATCAGCCTCAAGCTCGTACAGCTCGGTCTGAGTGGCGCGGCCATGTTCGGTGCCGATGGTGAGGTCCTCCAGCCTTCGGAAATTCTTTATAAGAAGGCGGTCCTTGTCGAGCGCGGCAGCTTCCGCCCGCCGACCCATGTGAACTTCGACATGCTGGAGTGCGCTCTGGAGAAATTCAAGGCGGACCCCGCGGTGGAAGGAAAGGAAGTGCTCCCCATCTTCGAGCTGACGATGAGAAATCTCCTTGCCGGAGGTGACCAGATCGACCGCCGGGATTTCCTCGCCCGCGCCGATCTTCTGGCGGCCTGCGGCATGACGGTCCTCATTTCGGACTATTTCGAATACTATCGCCTCGCAGCCTATCTGGCATGGCGGACAAAGGAGCGCATCGGCATCGTCATGGGTGCGCCAAGCCTCATCGAGTTGTTCGAGGAGAAATACTATACCCAACTGCCCGGAGGCATTCTGGAGTCTTTCGGCCGCCTGTTCAAAAACAACCTCAAGCTCTACGTCTACCCCCTTGCGAATCCCACCTCGGGCGGACTGACGACCATCGACAACCTGCCGGTCGCGACCGAGCTGAAAAAACTCTACGGCTATCTGGCGGATCGGGGAAGTTTCGTCGGGCTGGATAACTTCAAACCAGAGTATCTCAGCATCTTCTCAAGAGATGTGCTGAAGAAAATCGCCAGCGGGGACGAGGCATGGAAGGACATGGTCCCCGCCGGTGTGAGCGATCTCATCTGCAAACGCCGGTTTTTCGGATACAAGGGCTAGTCCCGCCACGGGATCCGGAAACCAGTCCAACGAGTCCCTTGCCTCTCCCAGGATCTCATGGGCGCTGGCGACGGCGGATGGCCGTGAGGCCCAAGGCCAGGCCGACAATCGCCGCCATGGCCGATGACGGCTCCGGAACAGCGGAAGCGGTGAAGTTGTCCGCCGCGATCTCGCCGGCCCTGCCCATATCCTTCTGGAAGAAAATGAAGGGATGGAGATTCCCGGTGAATCCCGTATTGGTGACGCTGTAAGCCCCGTCCAGCGCTCTATCCAGCACATTGCCGTCGGCGTCGGTCAGATCGATGGAATAGGCGAGGTCAAAACTTCCGGCACCGTTGTAGGTCATGCTCAGGTTGAGCGCCATCCAGCTCCCGACAGGGATCGGAGGAACCGGATCGATACTGTTGGGAGAGTTCCATTCCTGGTTTCCGTTGTAGTAGTTGGAGACATTCATCGACTGCGAGTCCCCGGTCGAAAGCATGATCGAGTTGGTTGGCTGGAAATCGATCGATGCGTAGCTGTTGTCGTCGGTGAAACCGATCCCGACGTAGTGATAGCTGCGGATGAGGGCTCCCACCTTGTATTCAACTCCCGCCGCCAGTGTGAAAGGGTCGTTGAGAATGGCATACTGGTCACGGGAGTCTTCGAGGACAAGCATCCCGCCGCCACCGCCCAGCCCTGCCGTCGTACTGTATGTGACCGGGGTCAGATTGTTTCCGCTGCCGGTGGTGACAAACGAGACGGTGAAATTGTCGGTCAGGTCGGCCGCGGTGTCGAAACCGATCTGGACGGCGGCCGAGGCGTGCGCGGCGAGCAGTCCGCCCAGGATTTGAGAAGCGATGATTTTACGTAGATCAGCCATTTGATGAAAGTGATGAGGGTTTTGGAATTCTGCCGTTCTTGAACCGCATCGTTCAGGAACGATCAAGGTTTGTCATGTGACGGAATATTTCATGGGAGTCTTTCTTTTTTCTCCCTCGCCCGATCTGTTTCTCCATATCGGGGCGATCCCGATGAAATCGGAATCGCGGACGGCCCTGATCTTGTGGGGCTTGGACGGCCGGGCTTAACAGAATCTTAACATTTCCGCGTTTGACCGCATGTGCGGGCTTTCCTACTCTGGCGTTCCAACGCTGATTCGTCGCCAAACGAACTCCCCCGGTGGCGTCTCCCTCGATTCAGCGCTGGAATCATCTCCAACCCACCGCCTTCGGCAACGAGCGGCGGCTTCCCCCATGAAAGCATCCCCCCTTGTCCGTCAAATGACGCGTGTCCTCACAAGAGCACACGTCCCCATGGCCGCCTTTGGATCAACGGCTGCCGTCCTGGCCGCCTCCGCACCTGCGGTAGAAGCCACCTCCTCCGAAACCACCGTCGATGCGGTGTCCAACCCCGTGGAAATACTCCGGGAACATCGGGCGGATCTCTCTGCCGCGCTCGCCACCGGAATATTCCTCGCCCGCCCCCGATGAAAAGGTGTGGGTGGAAAACCCCTCACTCAATTGCCCGTGAGCTTTGAAATGGTCGCCGCATCCAGGGTGAACGTTTCCGTTCCGTAAGATTTCAGCTTGTCGCCTTCGGCGAGTTGATACTCGAATGCCTTGATCGGCTGGGTTCCCTCCACCTCCGACATGAGATACACGCGGATGGTCATCGCTTCCTTGCCTGTGCCGCCTTCGAGTTTCGTGATGGCATATTGGATTTCGTTGGAACCCTCTTTTGCCCCCCCGATGACAACCTCCGCCTCCTTGGCGTTCGCGAAACGGTGGGCGCTGATCTTGTTGATCTGGACCTTCACTTCCCGGCCGGGGCAGAACACATAGACTTTCGCGATATATTTAGCGGGGCCGGCGGCGATCGGAGTCGGCGGGACCACTCCCGACGGCTGGGCTTCGGGCGTTTCGTTGAGATACTTGAGGTTTCCGGCGGCGAGCTCCTTGCGCACGGTTGCCAGGGCGGTGAGGTTGACGAAGTCCGCACGGTCATAGAGCCAGCCGCCGGAGCCCTTGATGAAGGATAGCACAAGGAGATTCTCGGTGGGATCGCCACCGACACCGAAGTCCACCTTTCCGAAATAGGATGCCTTCGCGGTGGGCCCCTTTTGTTTGGCTTCCAGAAACTTGAGCCCCTGGAGTGACGGAGGAGGAGACGGGAGATTGAAAACCGCGGCGGGAAACGGCTGCTTTTCCGCCAGAATCCGATTGCGGACCTCGACGCGCCGGGACTCGGCGGTGACACGCTGCCACACGGAGACATCCTTGCGGATCATCGCCTCCCTCCAGGCGCTGTAGGTGGTCTCCAGCGACGGACGCAGGTTGTCCTGGGCCGTCGCCAGCGAGGTCAGAATGAGCGTGAAGGCGAAAATTATTCGATTCATTGGCGAAACGATTGGACAAGATGGGCGTTCCCACAACAAACAAATTGCAAGCCGATTCATTTGAATGCGGCGGGTATCCCCTATGAGTAGTATTTTGCAGAGAGTGGCGCCGATCGGCGAGGCGCGCGATCGTGAGATTTTGAAGGATGCTTCAACCTACGTTTACGAACAACGGCCCGAGGGCGATGTCCTCGCACATCTGTTTCTTCCCGCAAAGGATCACGGGATCCCCCGCCCTGTCGTCGTCTTTTTCCACGGTGGTTTCTGGGACTCCCCCACCCCCACCCAATTTGTCCCCCACTGCCTGCACTTCGCCTCGCGGGGCGCCGTCGCCGTCGCGGCGGAGACACGGACTTCGGCGAAACACGGGACCGGTCCGCTGGAGGCCATTGAGGACGCCCGCGCCCTCATCCGGTGGCTGCGCCAGAATGCGGACACCTTCAATCTGGATCCGGCGAAGATCACCATCGGCGGAGCGGCGGGCGGAGCCTATCTCGCTCTTCTCGCAACCATGCCCACGGCGAAGGAGCTGCCGCCCGTCGACGGTGTCGACTGTTTCCCGCAGGCCCTCATCCTTTTCAGCTCCCTCATCAACACCGCCTCAAAAGGCACGGCGATGGAGCGCTTCCCGAATCCGAAGACGGCCAAACGCCTGAGCCCGACCCACCTGATCCGGCGCAAGCTGCCTCCGATGATCTTCTTCCACGGAAAATCCGACCGCATCACTCCATTTGATGAAGTGGACAAGTTCCGCCGCCGCATGCGCTGGCGGGGGAATTCCTGTGAAATCGTCGATTTCGCGAAGGCGGATCACAGCTTTTTCAATTTCAACGTCAGCCATAAGAACTTCGAGCTGACGCTGGGAGCCGCGGATCGTTTCCTGGTGGACCGCGGTTTGCTTCCGCCGGAAGAATCCGAGCCGGAATTCTGAGATTTCTCATCTGACAGGAAATTTACAGATGAATGGCTGCGGGCATAATTCCTGCTTGGCAGTCAAGGCTCCGTGTCGTTTATTCCGCCGCCCCGGTCGCAAGATTGGGACTTTCTGATTTTCCATGAACGCGTTTTATCACTCAAGCACCCCGTTAGTCGCTGGCTCGTTGCACCAGCTTTCGCAAGAACATGACAACTGCGGCATGGGCGCCATCGCCCACTTGCATGGTAAACGTAGCTATAAGGTCCTCGATTACGCGCTCACCTCCGTCTGCTGCATGACCCACCGCGGCGCGGTGGATGCGGACATGAAGACGGGCGACGGTTCGGGCGTCCTCACCCAGATTCCCTACCCACTCTTTCGCAAGGCGGCGGAGAAACTCGGTCACACCGTGGAAAACGACGAAGATCTCGCCGTAGCGGTGTTTTTCTTTCCGCAGGACCAACCGTCCAAGCTGGAAGAAATCAAGGCCCTTGCGGCAGAAGTCACCGCCAAGCGCGGTATCCCTTGCATCGGCTGGCGTGAAGTTCCGGTTGATCTGGAGGCGCTTGGAAAAATCGCCCTCACCAGCCGCCCGCAGATCGAGCATCTTCTGCTGACCCGCCCGGCGGAAATGGACGCGGATCTTTTCGAGCGCCAGCTGTATCTGTGCCGTCGTGAAATCGAGCACAAGACTAAGGAGATCAATGGCTTTTACATGCCATCATTCTCCAGCCGCCTGATCTCCTACAAGGCGCTCGCCATGCCGGCGGCGCTGCGGGCCTTCTATCTGGATTTCGCAGACCCGGATTACGAGGTCGCCATCGCTCTTTATCACCAGCGTTTCTCCACCAACACATTTCCGGCATGGCCGCTGGGCCAGCCGTTCCGCATGATGTGCCACAACGGAGAGATCAACACCGTGGAGGGCAACCGCAACTGGATGACCTCCCGTGAGGAGTTTTTCGCCTCTCCGGTGTGGGGTGACGATATCGAGCTGGTGAAGAACCTGATCCGTCATGGCGAATCGGACTCCGCTTCACTCGATCATGCATTGGAACTGCTCATCCTCTCCGGTCGTTCTCCGGAGCATGCGATGTGCATGCTTGTGCCGCCAGCCTATCGCAACGACGCGGACATTTCCGACGAGTTGCGCGCCTTCTACCAATACATCCGCTCGTTCTCCGAGCCTTGGGACGGCCCGGCCGGCCTTGTATTCACAGACGGTAA is from Luteolibacter yonseiensis and encodes:
- a CDS encoding TonB-dependent receptor; this encodes MQQVELDTHSKALKINLDPRWYGTLAEIGAGQEVVRWFFRVGAAAGTVAKSISAYDMIVSDAIYGSGDRYVSRSRLQAMLDREFQLNVERLSDKRGDHTAFFAFADTVVARSFKGGNECHGWMGIKFQSRPRDEPSQILIHVRMLDAEASLQQEALGVVGVNLLYGAFFLHHEPELLVESLLDKLTTGRIEIDVIEFKGIEFRSVDNRLISLKLVQLGLSGAAMFGADGEVLQPSEILYKKAVLVERGSFRPPTHVNFDMLECALEKFKADPAVEGKEVLPIFELTMRNLLAGGDQIDRRDFLARADLLAACGMTVLISDYFEYYRLAAYLAWRTKERIGIVMGAPSLIELFEEKYYTQLPGGILESFGRLFKNNLKLYVYPLANPTSGGLTTIDNLPVATELKKLYGYLADRGSFVGLDNFKPEYLSIFSRDVLKKIASGDEAWKDMVPAGVSDLICKRRFFGYKG
- a CDS encoding alpha/beta hydrolase; the protein is MSSILQRVAPIGEARDREILKDASTYVYEQRPEGDVLAHLFLPAKDHGIPRPVVVFFHGGFWDSPTPTQFVPHCLHFASRGAVAVAAETRTSAKHGTGPLEAIEDARALIRWLRQNADTFNLDPAKITIGGAAGGAYLALLATMPTAKELPPVDGVDCFPQALILFSSLINTASKGTAMERFPNPKTAKRLSPTHLIRRKLPPMIFFHGKSDRITPFDEVDKFRRRMRWRGNSCEIVDFAKADHSFFNFNVSHKNFELTLGAADRFLVDRGLLPPEESEPEF